The Megalops cyprinoides isolate fMegCyp1 chromosome 10, fMegCyp1.pri, whole genome shotgun sequence genome window below encodes:
- the mettl6 gene encoding tRNA N(3)-methylcytidine methyltransferase METTL6: MAQVNEPVHSSSSLEPTDPVWSECSVQSKAQSGRILTEEELEKLKTDQILVSEFKQQKLEREAQKNWDLFYKRNSTNFFKDRHWTTREFEELKACREFDAQKLFLLEAGCGVGNCIFPLLEEDTNIFVYACDFSPRAVEFVKQNPLYCSERCKAFQCDLTKDDLRDSVPAESVDVVTLIFVLSAIHPDKMQMVLNNIYRVLKPGGIVLFRDYGLYDHAMLRFKSASKLGENFYMRQDGTRSFFFSTEMLMDLFTGAGFQSLVNEYVMRETVNRKEGLCVPRVFVQSKFRKPDQ; encoded by the exons ATGGCACAAGTAAATGAACCAGTTCATTCATCATCTAGCTTGGAGCCTACTGATCCTGTGTGGTCCGAATGTTCTGTCCAAAGCAAAGCACAATCTGGAAGAATTCTgacggaggaggagctggaaaaACTAAAGACCGATCAGATCTTGGTATCGGAGTTCAAGCAGCAGAAGTTGGAAAGGGAAGCACAGAAAAATTGGGACTTGTTCTATAAACGGAACAGCACAAACTTTTTCAAAGATAGGCACTGGACCACGAGAGAGTTTGAAGAGCTGAAAGCTTGCCGAGAG TTTGATGCTCAGAAGCTGTTTCTGTTGGAGGCTGGCTGTGGGGTCGGGAACTGCATTTTTCCTCTCCTAGAAGAGGATAccaatatttttgtatatgcCTGTGACTTCTCACCACGAGCTGTGGAATTTGTGAAG CAAAATCCTTTATACTGCTCTGAGAGATGCAAGGCTTTCCAGTGCGACCTGACCAAAGATGACCTGCGGGACAGCGTGCCAGCAGAAAGTGTGGATGTTGTGACACTCATATTTGTGCTGTCAGCTATCCACCCTGACAAGATGCAGATGGTTCTGAATAATATTTACAGG GTGTTGAAACCAGGTGGAATCGTCCTGTTCAGGGACTATGGCCTGTATGACCATGCCATGCTCAGGTTTAAGTCTGCAAGCAAGCTTGGAGAGAATTTCTACATGCGGCAGGATGGCACCAGGTCCTTCTTTTTCTCCACAG AGATGCTGATGGACCTGTTCACGGGGGCGGGGTTCCAGAGCTTGGTGAATGAATACGTCATGCGAGAAACAGTGAACAGGAAGGAGGGCCTTTGTGTGCCAAGGGTGTTTGTCCAAAGCAAGTTCAGGAAGCCAGACCAATGA
- the eaf1 gene encoding ELL-associated factor 1, protein MNGSSNPFLDKEEHVLMLGESFQRRPKSTFHTIRYDFKPASIDLTCEGELQVGKGDEVTITLPHIPGSTPPMTVFKGNKRPYQKDCVLIMNHDTGEFMLEKLSSSIQVKKTRAEGSSKIQPRIEQHSTRATQPPSQFRAPTKPGAGAKTSPSKDNPSPEPQLDDIKRELRAEVEIIEQMSSSSGSSSSDSGSTSGSGDDSSSSDGEQDPPNPYPSPNRIPVTNGISRSQGNNQLMSTLRNDLQLSESGSDSDDD, encoded by the exons ATGAACGGGAGTTCTAATCCGTTTTTGGATAAAGAAGAACACGTTCTGATGCTTGGCGAGAGCTTCCAAAGGCGGCCAAAATCGACATTTCATACCATCAGAT ATGATTTTAAACCAGCCTCAATCGACCTAACTTGTGAGGGGGAGCTACAGGTTGGGAAAGGGGATGAAGTTACTATCACTTTGCCTCATATTCCT GGCTCAACCCCACCTATGACAGTGTTCAAAGGTAACAAAAGGCCATATCAGAAAGACTGTGTTCTTATCATGAACCACGACACAGGGGAGTTTATGCTGGAGAAGCTGAGCAGCAGTATACAAGTCAAGAAAACCAG AGCTGAAGGCAGCAGTAAAATCCAGCCTCGGATAGAACAACACTCGACACGAGCAACACAGCCTCCATCACAGTTCCGAGCCCCCACCAAACCAGGGGCAGGTGCTAAAACATCGCCCTCCAAGGACAACCCCTCTCCAGAACCCCAGCTAGATGACATCAAGAGAG AGCTGAGAGCCGAGGTGGAGATCATCGAGCAGATGAGCAGTAGTAGTGGGAGCAGCTCCTCGGACTCAGGCAGCACCTCAGGCAGCGGGGATGACAGCTCCAGCAGTGATGGAGAGCAGGACCCACCCAACCCCTACCCATCCCCCAACCGCATCCCTGTCACCAATGGCATAAGCAGGTCTCAGGGCAACAACCAGCTGATGAGCACTCTCA